One Lactobacillus sp. ESL0785 DNA window includes the following coding sequences:
- a CDS encoding LacI family DNA-binding transcriptional regulator translates to MKRTQHKKATIKDVASLANVSVASVSRYLNGKSSGRLSPIKAQAIKRAIKLLNYIPNAAARQMVTNQSRMIAVVVANIDDYFSTEMFKGASNILKVKGYQAFLLDTNADQAQETDLVTTVSSKYFDGLLFQPLSSNLDIIEKEIVHDIPTVILDRQLPTTRWPQVLTNNFAVSKRATSYFLQLGYTDILVLSSKISIASTRKDRYKGICSLIDEKHIFPLEIDEEEYNYSAIEKQIESFLQNQRKNKKKTLIFGLKERWLLEFMPSLYAKGYLDNKYVTVTGFVDTKTGKALFPGSKLISQQPYLMGASAAEILLNKLSAKGTDNEQIIKPLIIPANF, encoded by the coding sequence TTGAAAAGAACACAACACAAAAAAGCCACAATTAAAGACGTTGCAAGCTTAGCCAACGTTTCTGTAGCTTCTGTATCACGTTATTTAAATGGAAAATCTTCTGGGCGACTTTCGCCAATTAAGGCACAGGCCATTAAGCGCGCAATAAAATTATTAAATTATATCCCTAACGCAGCAGCAAGGCAAATGGTCACAAATCAAAGTAGAATGATTGCAGTAGTGGTTGCAAATATCGACGATTACTTCTCTACTGAAATGTTTAAAGGGGCCTCAAATATTCTTAAAGTTAAAGGTTATCAAGCATTTTTATTAGATACTAATGCAGATCAAGCACAAGAAACCGATCTAGTAACTACTGTTAGTAGCAAGTATTTTGATGGGCTATTATTTCAACCTTTAAGTAGTAATTTAGACATTATTGAAAAAGAGATAGTTCACGATATTCCCACTGTAATTTTAGATAGACAGCTGCCAACTACTAGATGGCCACAGGTTTTAACCAATAATTTTGCTGTTTCAAAACGCGCTACCTCCTATTTTCTACAACTAGGCTATACTGATATTCTGGTTTTATCTTCAAAAATTAGTATTGCGTCAACTCGTAAAGATCGTTATAAAGGTATTTGCTCACTAATTGATGAAAAGCATATCTTTCCACTTGAAATTGATGAAGAAGAATACAATTATTCAGCAATTGAAAAGCAAATTGAGTCATTTCTGCAAAATCAAAGGAAAAATAAGAAAAAAACGTTAATATTTGGTCTTAAAGAGCGGTGGTTACTTGAGTTTATGCCTAGCTTATACGCAAAAGGCTATTTAGATAATAAGTATGTCACCGTTACTGGATTTGTTGATACAAAAACAGGAAAAGCCCTTTTTCCAGGTTCAAAACTAATATCTCAGCAACCATACTTAATGGGTGCAAGTGCCGCTGAAATACTATTAAATAAACTATCTGCAAAAGGTACTGACAATGAGCAAATAATCAAGCCACTAATAATACCTGCAAATTTTTAA
- a CDS encoding gluconate:proton symporter: MSSTIIAILLLVTFALFIAYILKGGNLMIGFFVMAILWCIIGLVPFNEAIQKVFAEPALNYGPTIIYIVFGSWFGRVLVDSGIAPAISEATKSIGKKKPLLAAILVILVTAFIFVSAYGVGSVIAIGVILLPILLSVGLPRDLALAAFSMAIGAPMYINVVLYNQMKAFFPKALYNNKYLTFGICAAVVQLIAVILFLIVNHKKIDPSQADKNLELIGAENTEIKISKVPKIAYIIPIIPVAMNMLFKWDAVPALTLASLIAVFITGQFKNYKKGIDFLNDTIKHAISDIAGLIMFLMALEFFTGAATINAEKFRPVLAALLPHQHLVLCIALGVLAPLALFRGPLHVWGAGAATAAVLVGTGLFNDAFLLPLLYVPTLMAVSVDITQSWNVWGLDYMKVDSKGFLKYGVPVMWIVSIINEVLVFYFFG, encoded by the coding sequence ATGAGTTCTACGATAATAGCGATACTGCTTTTAGTAACGTTTGCTTTATTTATTGCTTACATCTTAAAGGGCGGGAACCTAATGATTGGGTTCTTCGTTATGGCTATCTTGTGGTGCATTATTGGTTTAGTACCGTTCAATGAAGCAATACAAAAAGTATTTGCGGAACCAGCATTGAATTATGGACCAACGATTATCTATATTGTTTTTGGTTCTTGGTTTGGTCGCGTTTTGGTAGATAGTGGGATTGCGCCTGCAATTTCAGAGGCAACTAAGTCGATTGGTAAAAAGAAACCATTACTAGCTGCTATTTTAGTAATTTTGGTTACGGCATTTATCTTTGTTAGTGCATACGGTGTAGGGTCCGTAATTGCAATTGGAGTAATTTTATTGCCGATTCTATTGTCGGTGGGTTTGCCAAGGGATTTGGCACTAGCTGCTTTTTCGATGGCAATTGGTGCACCAATGTATATTAATGTTGTTTTATATAACCAAATGAAAGCTTTTTTCCCTAAAGCTTTGTATAACAACAAATATCTTACTTTTGGGATCTGTGCTGCTGTAGTTCAGTTAATAGCTGTCATTTTGTTTTTAATTGTAAATCACAAGAAAATTGATCCTAGTCAAGCAGACAAAAACTTGGAATTGATTGGTGCAGAGAATACAGAAATAAAAATTTCTAAGGTTCCAAAAATTGCATATATTATTCCGATTATCCCAGTTGCAATGAACATGTTATTCAAATGGGATGCTGTGCCAGCACTGACACTTGCTAGTTTAATAGCTGTTTTTATTACTGGTCAATTTAAAAATTATAAGAAGGGAATCGATTTCCTTAATGACACAATTAAACATGCAATCAGTGATATTGCTGGATTGATTATGTTTTTGATGGCCTTAGAATTCTTCACTGGTGCAGCTACGATTAATGCAGAAAAGTTTCGACCAGTTTTAGCAGCATTGCTGCCTCATCAGCACTTAGTTTTATGTATTGCATTAGGTGTTTTGGCTCCACTTGCATTGTTTAGAGGGCCACTGCATGTCTGGGGTGCCGGAGCTGCAACTGCTGCTGTTTTGGTAGGAACTGGATTGTTTAATGATGCGTTCTTATTACCTTTGTTGTATGTTCCAACGTTAATGGCTGTTTCAGTTGATATTACACAGTCATGGAATGTTTGGGGACTAGATTATATGAAAGTAGATTCAAAAGGCTTTTTGAAATATGGCGTTCCTGTAATGTGGATAGTTTCCATTATCAATGAAGTTCTTGTCTTTTACTTTTTCGGCTAA
- a CDS encoding sugar kinase — protein MSEVITIGEPLVTFCSKEPDVSLDDALEFHKILAGAELNVAIGVKRLGHSVEYVTRVGEDPLGKYVQKAIAAHKVGTKYVSYDDTYFTGHQLKQLVTHGDPFVFNYRKDSAACHLQAEQLDDIDLSDVKIAHMSGIFPAISDTAEHTFRVFYQKLIAAKKLITFDPNLRPPLWKSKDYMIKTINELAGMADIVLPGINEGKILMGSDDPEAIADFYLKGERTHTVMVKLGAEGVFVKNDKNEKYVVSGFKADKVMDTVGAGDGFALGLITALLEGKSMKTAAIRGNAVGCMQVQTLGDNDGYPTPEKLAAFYQKEGVSEE, from the coding sequence ATGTCAGAAGTAATTACTATTGGGGAACCACTAGTTACATTTTGTTCAAAGGAACCTGATGTTTCACTAGATGATGCCCTTGAATTTCACAAAATCCTTGCAGGAGCTGAACTGAATGTGGCTATTGGTGTAAAACGTTTAGGACACTCAGTAGAGTATGTTACCAGAGTTGGTGAAGACCCATTAGGTAAGTATGTGCAAAAGGCAATTGCTGCTCATAAAGTAGGAACTAAGTATGTAAGCTATGATGACACATACTTTACAGGGCACCAATTAAAACAACTAGTAACTCATGGAGACCCATTTGTTTTTAACTACCGTAAGGATTCAGCTGCTTGCCATTTACAAGCTGAACAGCTTGATGATATAGATTTGTCTGATGTTAAAATTGCGCATATGTCAGGAATATTCCCAGCAATTTCAGATACTGCAGAACATACTTTTAGAGTGTTTTATCAAAAATTGATTGCAGCTAAAAAATTGATTACTTTTGATCCAAATTTGCGTCCACCATTATGGAAGAGTAAAGACTATATGATAAAGACGATCAATGAGTTAGCTGGAATGGCTGACATTGTTCTACCTGGCATTAATGAAGGCAAAATTCTGATGGGTTCAGATGATCCTGAAGCAATTGCTGATTTTTACCTTAAAGGTGAAAGAACTCATACTGTTATGGTAAAACTTGGAGCTGAAGGAGTCTTTGTCAAGAATGATAAAAATGAAAAGTATGTCGTTTCTGGATTTAAAGCAGACAAAGTTATGGATACTGTAGGTGCTGGTGATGGTTTTGCTTTAGGACTGATTACAGCACTCCTTGAAGGTAAAAGCATGAAAACAGCTGCAATACGTGGGAATGCTGTAGGTTGTATGCAAGTGCAAACCTTGGGTGATAACGACGGTTATCCTACTCCAGAAAAATTAGCAGCCTTTTATCAAAAAGAGGGAGTTTCTGAGGAATGA
- a CDS encoding orotidine 5'-phosphate decarboxylase / HUMPS family protein, with translation MKLQVAIDRIKLDEAVALANELDGIADVIEFGTSLVKDYGFYAIAEEKIKLRRSLLLLDTKTNDEGFYEFKQGYATGADILTVMGYASRSTLDNVYEVSQRKRKKVLIDLMGLGKGDIARIACYPDAIFNLHNSYDEKDNIELTAQVANFKNRFPEIANIAVAGKINLNVAQALSEQGLTNIVIVGSKIIQDHDPVKMAKKFQEVLHDG, from the coding sequence ATGAAATTGCAGGTTGCAATTGATCGTATAAAGTTAGACGAAGCAGTAGCTTTAGCTAATGAGTTAGATGGAATTGCTGATGTAATTGAGTTTGGAACTTCTTTAGTTAAGGACTATGGCTTTTATGCAATTGCTGAAGAAAAAATTAAATTACGAAGAAGTTTGCTTTTGTTAGACACAAAAACTAACGATGAAGGATTTTATGAATTTAAACAAGGCTATGCTACAGGAGCCGACATTTTGACTGTCATGGGTTATGCTAGCAGGTCAACTTTGGATAATGTTTATGAGGTATCACAAAGGAAACGTAAAAAAGTGTTAATTGACTTGATGGGTCTTGGCAAGGGAGATATTGCAAGAATAGCATGTTATCCGGATGCAATATTCAATTTGCATAATTCGTATGATGAAAAAGATAACATTGAGCTTACAGCTCAAGTAGCAAATTTTAAAAATAGATTTCCTGAAATTGCAAATATAGCAGTTGCTGGGAAAATAAATTTAAATGTGGCACAAGCTTTGTCAGAGCAAGGATTAACCAATATAGTGATTGTTGGAAGTAAAATCATCCAAGATCATGATCCTGTAAAAATGGCCAAGAAATTTCAAGAGGTATTGCATGATGGCTAA
- the hxlB gene encoding 6-phospho-3-hexuloisomerase: MMAKTNELIAKVLEEITTVLHKIDEQQIAQFTELIAHSKRIFVLGTGRSGLVAKSFAMRLMQLGYTVYVIGETITPAVESGDLLVSVSGSGKTANILDLSTKARSIGAKVAAVTSDSQSPITKVTDTFLIVPGATKNGNGIKSVQLLSTLFDQGVQIILDVVCSKLSLENNVSNLEAKERHSNME; this comes from the coding sequence ATGATGGCTAAGACTAACGAATTAATTGCTAAGGTTTTAGAAGAAATTACCACGGTTTTACATAAAATTGATGAGCAACAAATTGCACAATTTACAGAGCTAATTGCTCATAGTAAGCGGATATTTGTCTTAGGCACTGGTAGATCAGGATTGGTTGCCAAGAGCTTCGCTATGAGATTAATGCAGCTCGGTTATACAGTTTATGTGATAGGTGAGACGATAACCCCCGCTGTGGAATCTGGTGATTTGTTAGTTTCAGTTTCTGGCTCAGGTAAGACAGCCAATATACTTGACCTTAGTACTAAAGCAAGATCAATAGGTGCAAAGGTAGCTGCCGTTACGAGCGATTCTCAATCACCAATAACTAAAGTCACTGATACATTTTTAATCGTACCTGGTGCAACTAAAAATGGTAATGGTATAAAGTCTGTTCAGCTATTAAGTACCCTATTTGACCAAGGTGTTCAAATAATTTTGGATGTAGTATGTTCAAAGTTAAGTCTAGAAAACAATGTGTCTAATTTGGAAGCAAAAGAAAGACACAGCAATATGGAATAG
- a CDS encoding bifunctional 2-keto-4-hydroxyglutarate aldolase/2-keto-3-deoxy-6-phosphogluconate aldolase — protein MLIKFDLIKKVKRAGVVAVVRGKDENNSFETAKACIAGKITAIELAFTSPNADITIKRLHDDYKNNQDVIIGAGTVLDAQTARMAIVAGADFIVSPSFNEETAKLCNLYSIPYMPGCFSPTEIQTALSYGADVIKIFPSSIVGKNIIKEIHGPFPNVNIMPTGGISLENMNEWFEVGAFVVGVGGSLVGPGSKEDYQTVTENAKRFHEKYLDIVNKE, from the coding sequence ATGCTAATAAAGTTCGATTTGATTAAAAAAGTAAAAAGAGCGGGCGTTGTAGCTGTTGTTCGAGGGAAAGATGAGAACAATTCTTTTGAAACAGCTAAGGCTTGTATAGCTGGAAAAATAACAGCAATTGAATTGGCATTTACGTCACCCAACGCTGATATAACAATAAAGAGATTACATGATGACTACAAAAACAATCAGGATGTAATTATTGGTGCAGGAACGGTTTTAGATGCGCAGACTGCAAGAATGGCAATCGTTGCTGGTGCTGACTTTATTGTTAGTCCATCTTTTAATGAAGAAACTGCAAAGTTATGTAATTTGTATTCAATTCCTTATATGCCAGGATGTTTTAGTCCAACAGAGATTCAGACAGCGTTGTCTTATGGTGCTGATGTAATAAAGATTTTTCCGTCATCAATTGTGGGTAAAAATATTATCAAAGAAATTCACGGGCCATTTCCAAATGTTAATATTATGCCGACCGGAGGTATCTCACTAGAAAATATGAACGAGTGGTTTGAAGTTGGTGCTTTTGTTGTTGGTGTTGGCGGTAGTTTAGTCGGTCCAGGAAGTAAGGAAGATTATCAGACTGTAACTGAAAATGCTAAAAGATTTCATGAAAAATATCTTGATATTGTAAATAAGGAGTGA
- a CDS encoding TIM barrel protein, translated as MTLIINTLVFEKEIQTGNKQISLVDRIADLGADGIELRREYFKNPDQEINEIGSAIKEKGLLLNYSVPDTIFDEKGNFNSKLANYYQEAKKLGAQKIKFSTGNFYKYHGDLVSDLSTLPLAEIQTTVENDQTVISGNPDTVFDFLTAARKAGFNSIGATFDLGNLAFMGFDPNLAAKKLSPYVAYIHLKNPMLTSEGVMQNTESLDRGMYNWRSVMHYLPNDVQCAFEFAMSNDDIIKDEMKKFHEYFDNLR; from the coding sequence ATGACATTAATAATTAACACACTTGTTTTTGAAAAAGAAATTCAAACTGGTAATAAGCAAATTAGTTTAGTTGACAGAATCGCTGACTTGGGTGCTGATGGGATAGAACTACGGCGAGAATATTTTAAAAATCCAGACCAAGAAATTAACGAAATAGGTTCAGCAATTAAGGAAAAAGGGCTGCTCTTAAACTATAGCGTTCCAGATACTATTTTTGATGAAAAGGGTAACTTTAATTCGAAGTTAGCAAATTATTATCAAGAAGCTAAAAAGCTTGGTGCGCAAAAGATAAAGTTTAGTACGGGTAACTTTTATAAATATCATGGTGACTTAGTAAGTGATTTATCCACTTTACCGCTCGCTGAGATTCAAACTACTGTTGAAAATGATCAAACAGTTATTAGCGGCAATCCAGATACTGTTTTTGACTTTTTAACAGCTGCTAGAAAAGCTGGGTTTAACTCTATTGGTGCTACTTTTGACTTGGGAAACCTTGCTTTTATGGGTTTTGATCCAAATTTAGCAGCTAAGAAGTTATCTCCTTATGTTGCCTATATTCACTTGAAGAATCCAATGCTGACTTCTGAAGGTGTAATGCAAAATACAGAATCATTAGATAGAGGAATGTATAATTGGCGTTCAGTTATGCACTACTTACCTAATGATGTACAGTGTGCTTTTGAATTTGCAATGTCAAATGATGATATAATTAAAGATGAAATGAAAAAGTTTCATGAATACTTTGATAATTTGAGATAG
- a CDS encoding BglG family transcription antiterminator: MNTKDKNILLRIIQEGSITSQSLQKDFALTKGQVEYRIAKINEELVLKRLPKIRRIKQKYYVDKETASYFLNDDKRDVYFSPEERRNIIITLILGRDSPVSLIDLIINLKVSKNTVLTDINSLRKELQTENLNIKNTRKLGYFIAGNEWTKRIRLQQAVNQICTTFKFKSDAVTSFINFENLSQVQQDVSEIEQALNKRYTDENFISLTFYLSLILKRIKRGQTIKNAQIGKDEDIEQTDEYQFLINNKTVFSNIPKYELHFIALCILSSNVSDQISSTDSYISPELKNTLWQFIYSFEQNSFIVLPNKDELIQKLFNHFRPAYFRIKYGFPTYNPLYKEIIEKYSSLHEIVRQSVTPINQFFGHEISNEEIAYITLFVGGHVVENNLDTTNNKIMTAITICPNGISASKILQATLEKTFPEFSFYPACTVREYKNFILPHDIVFSTVPVESKKKVFVIKNLMDADNIQSLRNAVFKELFNLNYRDINYEQIISVVQKYSKVSDAKGLKRGIKQLLATPKSKLNSGAITVKPTIIYLERKQSWQTIMQLVSQPLLEQEIVTSTFLPKLEAEYQNQPEYILIGNKIALLHLNPSDIKQKLGLSILVSKYRIKYANSKINLIALLTTPNKAEHLNLLFKVKQLSEDKELIKQLSYSNSQEEVKHVLETFFEKVDE; encoded by the coding sequence TTGAATACAAAGGATAAGAATATTTTATTAAGAATTATTCAGGAAGGAAGTATTACTTCTCAAAGTTTACAAAAGGATTTTGCTTTAACAAAAGGTCAGGTTGAATATCGAATTGCCAAAATAAATGAAGAATTGGTATTGAAGAGGTTACCGAAAATTCGGCGTATCAAACAAAAATATTATGTAGATAAGGAGACAGCTTCTTATTTTCTAAATGATGATAAAAGGGACGTCTATTTTAGTCCAGAAGAAAGACGCAATATCATTATCACTTTGATTTTAGGTAGAGATAGTCCAGTTTCACTGATTGATTTAATTATTAATTTGAAAGTAAGTAAAAATACTGTTCTAACGGATATTAATTCGTTACGAAAAGAATTACAAACTGAAAATCTTAATATTAAAAACACTAGAAAATTGGGCTATTTTATTGCAGGCAATGAATGGACCAAACGAATTAGATTGCAGCAAGCTGTTAACCAAATTTGTACAACGTTTAAATTTAAAAGTGATGCAGTGACAAGTTTTATTAATTTTGAAAATTTAAGTCAGGTTCAACAAGACGTATCAGAAATTGAGCAAGCCCTGAATAAGCGCTATACAGATGAGAATTTTATTTCCTTAACATTTTATCTGTCTTTAATTTTAAAAAGAATAAAAAGAGGCCAAACAATTAAGAATGCTCAAATTGGTAAAGATGAAGATATTGAACAGACAGATGAATATCAATTTCTGATAAATAATAAAACTGTATTTTCAAATATCCCTAAATATGAACTGCACTTTATTGCACTATGCATTTTGAGCTCAAATGTTAGTGACCAAATAAGTTCGACAGATTCATATATCAGTCCAGAATTAAAAAATACTCTGTGGCAGTTTATTTATAGTTTTGAACAAAATTCATTTATTGTATTACCAAATAAGGATGAATTAATCCAAAAACTTTTTAATCACTTTAGACCTGCATATTTCCGGATAAAGTATGGTTTTCCAACTTACAACCCGTTATATAAAGAAATCATTGAAAAATATTCGTCTTTACATGAAATTGTTAGACAATCAGTAACACCAATTAACCAATTTTTTGGCCACGAAATTTCGAACGAAGAGATAGCCTATATCACTTTATTCGTTGGTGGACATGTAGTGGAAAACAATCTGGATACAACTAATAACAAGATTATGACAGCAATAACTATCTGTCCTAATGGAATTTCTGCTTCTAAAATTTTGCAGGCTACTTTAGAAAAAACTTTTCCTGAATTTAGTTTTTATCCAGCTTGCACGGTAAGAGAATATAAAAATTTTATTCTACCTCATGATATTGTCTTTTCAACAGTACCGGTTGAATCAAAAAAGAAAGTATTTGTAATTAAAAACTTGATGGATGCCGATAATATTCAGAGTTTAAGAAACGCAGTGTTTAAGGAATTGTTTAACTTAAATTATCGCGATATTAACTATGAACAAATAATTAGTGTGGTCCAAAAATATTCAAAAGTTAGTGATGCTAAAGGATTAAAACGTGGTATCAAACAATTATTAGCTACCCCTAAGAGTAAGTTGAATAGTGGCGCTATTACAGTGAAGCCTACAATTATTTATCTAGAAAGAAAACAATCGTGGCAAACAATTATGCAATTAGTTTCTCAGCCTCTGCTTGAGCAAGAAATTGTCACATCAACATTTTTGCCCAAGCTAGAAGCCGAATATCAGAATCAACCTGAATATATATTGATTGGCAACAAAATAGCTCTTTTGCATCTTAATCCAAGTGACATTAAGCAAAAGCTAGGTTTAAGTATTTTAGTTTCAAAGTATCGAATTAAATATGCCAATAGTAAAATTAATTTAATAGCTTTATTAACTACTCCTAATAAAGCCGAGCATTTAAACCTTTTGTTTAAAGTCAAGCAGCTTTCAGAAGATAAAGAGTTAATTAAACAACTTAGTTATTCAAATTCACAAGAAGAAGTTAAACATGTTTTAGAAACATTTTTTGAGAAAGTAGATGAGTAA
- a CDS encoding PTS sugar transporter subunit IIA has protein sequence MNFSEYVDEKTIYLGLDVTNVQELFQFIANDLEKHNFVLPGFFDYLVSREDNYPTGLKLNNYAVAIPHGDPKYIQKPFVAVITLNHPIKIRQMDDANTELDVRLLFLLGMNANSAHLDLLKEIISLIQQESFVRKIGTAKTKSEVVKVIRQEEKK, from the coding sequence TTGAACTTTAGTGAGTATGTAGACGAAAAAACAATTTATCTGGGATTAGATGTCACAAATGTGCAAGAACTATTTCAGTTTATTGCCAATGATTTGGAAAAACATAATTTTGTACTGCCTGGATTTTTTGATTACCTAGTATCAAGAGAAGACAATTATCCTACGGGGTTAAAGCTTAACAACTATGCGGTGGCAATTCCGCATGGCGATCCTAAATATATTCAAAAGCCTTTTGTGGCTGTAATAACACTTAATCATCCAATAAAAATCAGACAAATGGATGATGCAAATACGGAACTAGATGTAAGGTTGTTGTTTTTGTTAGGGATGAATGCGAATAGCGCTCATCTGGATCTCTTAAAAGAAATAATTTCTTTAATTCAGCAAGAAAGTTTTGTTAGAAAAATAGGTACAGCTAAAACGAAGTCAGAGGTAGTAAAGGTTATTAGACAAGAAGAAAAGAAGTAA
- a CDS encoding PTS sugar transporter subunit IIB, translating to MKKINILVACGSGIATSTIAANEIEDVCKEYGITNYSISKCSMTEMLRMSKKVDIVFTTNNYRGEIDSPLMNVTAFITGIGTDKLKQKIGEKLLELSN from the coding sequence ATGAAAAAAATAAACATCTTGGTAGCTTGCGGAAGTGGTATCGCGACTTCAACTATTGCGGCCAATGAAATTGAAGATGTATGTAAAGAATACGGAATAACAAACTACAGTATTTCTAAATGCAGTATGACAGAAATGTTAAGGATGAGTAAAAAAGTGGACATTGTTTTTACGACGAATAATTATCGCGGCGAAATAGACTCCCCATTGATGAATGTAACTGCGTTTATTACAGGAATAGGAACCGATAAATTAAAACAAAAAATAGGTGAAAAATTATTAGAACTATCTAACTGA
- a CDS encoding PTS transporter subunit IIC, whose product MEQLAEIFRTIINIGATALLPIIIFILGLIFRMKIGEAIKSGLTVGIGFMGLSLVVNLLTSSLKPAVDYYSKLGSGYTITDIGWPAIGAASWVAPFAGLAILLGILINIVLVRTGLTKTMNVDIWNYMHFLIPGALAYVLFNNFWIGLVVTVLMSIAALFIGDKLAKKWEDYFGLEGTTCTTIIYTAWVIPFSWLVNKLIDIIPGLNKIDFSLKDANKHLGIFGDSSIIGTIVGLLLAVLTHQGLANTVNMAIGIASVMVLMPKMVSVLMEGISPVGKAARTTMSKQLGEKADLHIGMDIALGLGDPTTETATVITIPLVILCALFLPNIKLFPVGLLMSIIYISVAGSLVTKGNLFRTVLIGTIFCAITLYLEAWVAPGATQMIKAGGVKVSSLSSDLTLSEPWNLLIYWLRTVF is encoded by the coding sequence ATGGAACAATTAGCAGAGATTTTCAGAACAATTATAAACATTGGTGCGACTGCATTACTGCCAATAATTATTTTCATTTTGGGATTAATTTTTCGAATGAAAATTGGCGAAGCAATTAAATCTGGACTAACTGTTGGTATTGGCTTTATGGGGTTATCTTTAGTAGTTAATCTATTGACATCTTCATTGAAGCCAGCTGTTGATTATTATTCTAAGCTAGGTTCTGGATATACCATTACTGATATTGGCTGGCCTGCTATTGGTGCTGCTTCATGGGTAGCTCCGTTTGCTGGATTAGCTATTTTATTAGGAATTTTGATCAATATTGTACTTGTTAGAACAGGTTTAACTAAGACAATGAATGTCGATATTTGGAATTATATGCATTTTTTGATTCCAGGTGCCTTAGCATATGTGTTGTTTAACAACTTTTGGATTGGTCTTGTAGTTACTGTTTTAATGTCAATTGCGGCTTTATTTATTGGTGATAAATTAGCTAAAAAATGGGAAGACTACTTTGGCTTAGAAGGTACGACATGTACGACAATTATTTATACTGCCTGGGTAATCCCGTTCTCTTGGCTAGTGAATAAGTTAATCGATATTATTCCTGGATTAAATAAAATTGATTTTAGTTTAAAGGATGCAAACAAGCATTTGGGTATTTTTGGAGATTCATCAATTATTGGTACGATTGTAGGACTTTTATTAGCTGTTTTAACACATCAAGGCTTAGCTAATACGGTTAACATGGCAATCGGAATTGCTAGTGTAATGGTGCTGATGCCGAAGATGGTTAGTGTCTTAATGGAAGGAATTTCTCCAGTTGGTAAAGCAGCGCGGACAACGATGTCAAAGCAATTGGGTGAAAAAGCTGACTTACATATCGGGATGGATATTGCACTAGGACTTGGTGATCCGACTACTGAAACAGCTACTGTAATTACAATTCCATTGGTAATTCTATGTGCACTATTTTTACCTAATATTAAGCTATTCCCAGTAGGACTGTTAATGTCAATTATCTATATTTCAGTTGCTGGCTCGTTAGTTACCAAGGGTAACCTGTTTAGAACTGTCCTAATTGGAACAATCTTTTGTGCGATTACGCTGTATCTTGAGGCTTGGGTTGCTCCTGGTGCTACACAGATGATCAAAGCTGGTGGCGTTAAAGTATCAAGTTTATCTTCTGATTTAACTTTATCTGAGCCATGGAATTTATTGATTTACTGGCTGAGAACTGTCTTTTGA
- the rpe gene encoding ribulose-phosphate 3-epimerase, which translates to MTEILPSIFGADILNLQREIDQIEKENIKLLHVDVMDGNFVSNIAFGPNQVKAMKDYSNLTFDIHTMIANPLRHIEDIINTGAEMICVHFESTSQIHYVLQKIKKAGKKAGVALAPGTSETEIKYLLNEVDYVLVMSINPGEPGQTFLPQTIEKIKNVKKMIGNRNIQIEVDGGITDTWAKACRDAGADLLVVGGYLFGKEQFHLQYQKLLDAIK; encoded by the coding sequence ATGACAGAAATTTTACCGTCAATTTTTGGCGCTGACATTTTGAACTTACAACGAGAAATTGATCAGATAGAAAAGGAGAACATTAAACTTTTACATGTGGATGTGATGGATGGCAACTTTGTTAGTAACATTGCATTTGGTCCTAATCAAGTAAAAGCAATGAAAGACTACAGCAATTTAACTTTTGATATTCATACGATGATTGCAAACCCATTAAGACATATCGAAGACATTATCAATACGGGTGCCGAAATGATTTGCGTACACTTTGAATCGACATCACAAATTCATTATGTTTTACAGAAAATAAAAAAGGCAGGTAAAAAGGCTGGTGTTGCACTTGCACCGGGCACTTCAGAAACTGAAATTAAATATCTATTGAATGAAGTAGATTATGTTTTGGTGATGTCAATTAACCCTGGTGAACCGGGACAAACATTTTTACCGCAAACGATTGAAAAAATAAAAAATGTGAAGAAAATGATTGGCAATCGTAATATTCAAATTGAAGTAGATGGTGGGATTACTGATACTTGGGCAAAAGCATGTAGGGATGCTGGTGCAGATTTACTAGTTGTGGGCGGTTATCTGTTTGGCAAAGAACAATTCCACCTGCAATATCAAAAATTACTTGATGCAATTAAATAA